A genome region from Gardnerella vaginalis includes the following:
- a CDS encoding M48 family metalloprotease, with amino-acid sequence MFSNIGMRCRNYLKTAALFSVIWLILALIWAACGLRLSMLIWFVILGIILSVCVYWLSDKLAIRMVNAIEVSEDEEPILYGIVREISARIERPMPHLYVAPMDSPNVFAIGRSERHSVICCTRGLLNILNERELRGVVSHELIHIYNHDILNSTIASAIATIMTYAGYVLTYSKKKHASDSEFAVRSESSKSRCPALRIIGQVLNVIFVPVGSLIIKLVVSRSREFDADKSAGMLTGDPAALASALNKISYGAKIHEISRVAGLQAMSSLMIVNPFEEDKSKLLKMFSHQSAIKERVNFLRLMAKSQEDNAEYSGYAEMSHENEAAARSDEFDKSESVFNIRYGRRFPGGVVAVSGA; translated from the coding sequence ATGTTCAGCAATATAGGAATGCGATGCCGCAATTATCTGAAAACAGCAGCACTGTTCTCAGTAATCTGGTTGATTCTTGCCTTAATTTGGGCTGCCTGTGGATTGCGCTTGTCTATGCTGATTTGGTTTGTAATTTTAGGAATAATTCTCAGTGTGTGCGTGTATTGGCTTTCTGACAAGCTTGCAATTCGCATGGTGAATGCTATAGAAGTAAGCGAAGATGAAGAGCCAATCTTGTATGGTATTGTTCGTGAGATTTCTGCGAGAATCGAAAGACCGATGCCGCATCTTTACGTTGCTCCAATGGATAGTCCTAATGTTTTTGCAATTGGTCGCAGTGAAAGACATTCTGTTATTTGTTGTACGCGTGGACTCTTAAACATTTTGAACGAGCGTGAGTTGCGTGGTGTTGTAAGTCATGAGCTAATTCATATTTATAATCATGACATTTTGAATTCCACGATTGCTTCAGCTATTGCGACAATTATGACTTATGCCGGCTATGTTCTTACGTATTCCAAGAAGAAGCATGCTTCTGATAGTGAGTTTGCTGTTAGATCCGAATCTTCTAAAAGCCGTTGCCCAGCGTTAAGAATTATTGGTCAAGTTTTAAATGTGATTTTTGTGCCAGTTGGATCATTAATAATTAAGCTTGTGGTTTCTAGAAGCCGCGAATTTGACGCAGATAAAAGCGCTGGAATGCTTACGGGAGATCCTGCAGCTTTGGCTTCTGCCCTAAATAAAATTTCTTACGGTGCAAAAATACATGAGATTAGTAGAGTCGCTGGATTGCAGGCAATGTCTTCGCTGATGATTGTAAATCCATTTGAAGAAGATAAGTCAAAATTATTGAAGATGTTTTCTCATCAGTCAGCTATCAAAGAGCGAGTTAACTTCCTGAGACTAATGGCTAAGTCGCAAGAGGATAATGCTGAGTATTCTGGGTATGCTGAAATGTCTCATGAAAATGAAGCTGCTGCAAGATCAGATGAATTTGATAAGTCTGAATCTGTATTCAACATCCGATATGGAAGAAGATTTCCTGGTGGAGTTGTAGCCGTAAGCGGAGCATGA
- a CDS encoding FAD-dependent oxidoreductase, translating into METNYNADASELRIAVIGAGPAGIYSSDIFLRQLKKLGDEMGLGTRARIDLFEKLPVPFGLVRYGVAPDHPSIKFIADALAKTLDNPDIHLYANVEFGKDITLDDLLPRYDAVLFATGAVEDRPLNIPGSSLCGVYGAAKFVEWYDSYPTSDRTWPLDASQVAVIGGGNVAMDVARELLRDADYLREHTDISDDVYDGLLKNQAKTLHLFIRRGVAQAKFSVQELREMEKLSGVQVVVNENDFDLDDETIDVAGKDKLTRQMVEELFAIRDLSEDMEDGGNVDFEGNPANRRYIIHFNSDPVEILGEDGRVRAIRVERTVTSADGKMTRTGEFEEYPVQAVYHAIGYKPAKVSGVAYDESKTLLANKDGRIVTDPDGDVVRPRLYATGWAKRGPVGLIGSTKSDALQIVANMLEDLAAGDGDNSDGDNSKSNSLRGRFAEDREPKSIEKLLASRGVDVVDFDGWKRVDAFEVESGMAENRARKKVVSKQMLIDIANHQQ; encoded by the coding sequence ATGGAAACAAATTACAATGCGGATGCAAGCGAATTGCGAATCGCAGTTATTGGAGCAGGTCCTGCTGGAATTTACTCGTCAGATATTTTCCTTCGTCAACTTAAAAAATTGGGCGACGAAATGGGATTAGGTACGCGCGCTAGAATCGATTTATTCGAAAAACTACCAGTCCCGTTCGGATTAGTTAGATATGGAGTTGCGCCAGACCACCCGAGCATAAAATTCATTGCAGATGCTTTGGCTAAAACACTTGATAATCCAGACATTCACCTGTATGCGAATGTTGAATTTGGCAAGGATATTACACTAGACGACTTGTTGCCAAGATATGATGCGGTGTTGTTTGCTACTGGCGCTGTAGAAGACAGGCCGCTTAATATTCCAGGCTCTTCACTGTGTGGCGTATATGGTGCTGCAAAGTTTGTGGAATGGTACGATAGTTATCCTACAAGCGACCGTACGTGGCCGCTTGATGCCAGCCAAGTGGCGGTTATTGGCGGTGGAAACGTTGCTATGGATGTTGCGCGCGAGCTTTTGCGAGATGCGGATTATCTTCGCGAGCACACAGATATTTCTGACGATGTTTACGATGGTTTGCTTAAAAACCAGGCTAAAACATTGCACTTGTTTATTAGACGAGGCGTTGCTCAAGCTAAATTCTCTGTGCAAGAATTGCGCGAGATGGAAAAGCTTTCTGGCGTGCAAGTAGTTGTAAACGAAAACGATTTTGACTTGGACGATGAAACTATTGATGTTGCTGGAAAAGACAAATTGACTCGTCAAATGGTAGAAGAGCTTTTTGCTATACGCGATTTGAGTGAAGATATGGAAGATGGTGGAAACGTTGATTTTGAGGGGAATCCTGCAAATCGACGTTATATTATTCATTTTAACTCTGATCCAGTTGAGATTCTGGGAGAAGATGGGCGAGTGCGTGCTATTCGAGTAGAGCGCACAGTTACAAGCGCGGACGGAAAAATGACTCGTACTGGAGAGTTTGAAGAATACCCTGTTCAAGCGGTTTACCACGCGATTGGATATAAGCCTGCTAAGGTTTCTGGCGTTGCTTACGATGAGAGCAAAACTCTTCTTGCCAATAAAGATGGTCGTATAGTAACTGATCCAGATGGTGATGTTGTGCGTCCACGATTGTATGCAACTGGCTGGGCTAAGCGAGGACCTGTTGGATTAATTGGTTCCACAAAGTCAGACGCTTTGCAAATAGTGGCAAATATGTTGGAAGATTTAGCTGCAGGCGATGGTGATAATTCCGATGGTGATAATTCTAAATCCAATTCTCTGAGAGGAAGATTTGCTGAAGATAGAGAGCCTAAATCTATCGAAAAGCTTCTCGCTTCCAGAGGTGTGGATGTAGTTGATTTTGATGGTTGGAAAAGAGTTGATGCATTCGAAGTCGAATCTGGTATGGCAGAAAATCGCGCTCGCAAAAAGGTTGTATCTAAACAAATGCTTATAGATATAGCAAATCATCAACAATAG
- a CDS encoding heavy metal translocating P-type ATPase, whose product MRRFLSYCRRAPQLVAALVSLPFIAVFYSSNLTFILDFCKVISKALNCLLSLIKVDFNAQISLTVGQSIITCLVLYTCVKSLLSMVDDLTHGTLGIDLLAFVALLSTLCIGEFWASYLIVVMVFTGEAIEDFAQNAAQKNLSLLVSASPQTAHLMTLPGIGCCGLSEELSEESGCESCNECALLEHNHFRRVSEDSAPEIELDSNNHELCEKCHNHSQKCPILQSTKSSEQLQRFKTVPVEDLKIGNVILVLPGETVPVDGQLLSGSAVLDTSAINGESLPREVFAGAHILSGCVNGGVVLIMRVTKLSENSQYQKIMKLVESARSSKAAVVRFADMLSVPFTVLSFVIAGVAWAVSGQALRFAQVLVLATPCPLLIAVPVAFMAGTGRLAKLGIVVKSQDVLEQLSRVTDVFFDKTGTLTIKQPQVVRVDLANHQDSENHENHENGGLQNRILMFAGVLETYSQHILAGGIAKAGSDLWKNTHPSAVPQLPSVREYPVVQNVKETAGQGIRGVVDGINVRVGRKKYVLQASAGNPEDKSPATEDKVKRTNIENIENNFEELSADEMATYVSFNGKLVGRIVLKDVPRENAKSTIQKLRELGVRSISMLTGDGLQAAQTIAKSVGIENVKANLLPEDKLECVKQHYKNTDSVNADNKYSEDSTGLLGAEAFDFSGGKTQKRSITMMVGDGVNDAPVLAAASIGVALTDGTDTAASECAQVVIMNNNIYAVANAVSVAKRTKRVMVQAVMLGIGLAVISMIAAAFGLIPAVLGAMMQEMIDVVSILWALTALRSK is encoded by the coding sequence ATGCGTAGATTTTTATCGTATTGCCGTCGTGCTCCGCAATTAGTAGCTGCTTTAGTTTCATTACCGTTTATTGCAGTGTTTTATTCTAGTAATCTGACTTTTATACTCGATTTTTGCAAAGTTATAAGCAAAGCGTTAAATTGCCTGCTTTCGTTAATAAAAGTTGATTTTAATGCGCAAATAAGCCTTACAGTTGGGCAAAGTATAATAACATGTTTAGTTCTATACACATGTGTTAAGTCGCTTTTAAGTATGGTTGATGACTTAACGCATGGCACGCTTGGAATTGACCTGCTGGCGTTTGTTGCATTGCTTTCCACGCTTTGCATAGGCGAATTTTGGGCAAGTTATTTGATTGTTGTAATGGTGTTTACGGGTGAGGCAATAGAAGACTTTGCACAAAATGCGGCGCAAAAAAATCTGTCTCTTTTAGTGAGCGCATCACCTCAAACAGCACATTTAATGACGCTTCCTGGAATTGGATGCTGTGGATTGAGCGAAGAATTGAGCGAAGAATCGGGATGCGAATCCTGCAATGAGTGTGCTCTACTTGAACATAACCATTTTAGAAGAGTAAGCGAGGATTCTGCACCAGAGATTGAATTAGATTCCAACAATCATGAATTATGTGAAAAATGTCATAATCATTCTCAAAAGTGCCCAATATTGCAATCAACCAAATCCTCTGAACAATTACAAAGATTTAAAACAGTTCCAGTTGAGGATTTAAAAATAGGAAACGTAATACTTGTTCTTCCAGGAGAAACAGTTCCAGTAGACGGACAACTTTTAAGCGGTTCTGCTGTTCTTGACACAAGCGCAATAAACGGAGAGTCTCTTCCGCGAGAAGTTTTTGCAGGAGCACATATATTATCTGGCTGTGTAAATGGCGGTGTTGTGCTGATTATGCGCGTAACTAAATTGTCAGAAAATTCACAATACCAAAAAATCATGAAGCTGGTGGAATCTGCAAGATCTTCTAAAGCTGCAGTAGTGCGATTTGCGGATATGCTTTCTGTGCCTTTTACTGTGCTTTCATTTGTGATTGCAGGCGTTGCCTGGGCAGTGTCTGGGCAAGCTTTAAGATTTGCGCAAGTTTTGGTATTGGCTACTCCTTGCCCGCTCTTGATCGCTGTTCCAGTGGCGTTTATGGCAGGAACAGGAAGACTCGCAAAACTTGGTATTGTGGTAAAAAGCCAAGATGTTTTAGAGCAGCTAAGCCGAGTAACAGATGTGTTCTTTGACAAAACGGGTACGCTTACAATAAAGCAACCTCAGGTTGTTAGAGTGGATTTAGCGAATCATCAAGATAGCGAAAATCATGAAAATCATGAAAATGGTGGGTTGCAAAATAGAATACTAATGTTTGCTGGTGTTCTAGAAACATACTCACAACACATTCTTGCAGGAGGAATTGCAAAAGCAGGATCGGATCTTTGGAAAAACACGCATCCATCTGCCGTTCCGCAGCTTCCAAGCGTGAGAGAATATCCTGTTGTGCAGAATGTCAAAGAAACAGCAGGTCAGGGCATACGCGGAGTTGTGGATGGAATAAACGTTAGAGTAGGTCGCAAAAAATACGTTTTGCAGGCGTCAGCTGGCAATCCCGAGGATAAGTCGCCAGCAACCGAAGATAAAGTAAAACGTACAAATATAGAAAATATAGAAAACAATTTTGAAGAGCTTTCTGCCGACGAAATGGCGACATACGTTTCTTTTAATGGCAAACTTGTTGGGCGAATTGTTCTAAAAGACGTTCCGCGAGAAAATGCAAAATCTACGATTCAAAAACTCAGAGAACTTGGTGTTCGTTCAATAAGCATGCTTACTGGAGATGGTCTGCAAGCGGCTCAAACAATAGCAAAAAGCGTTGGAATTGAGAATGTGAAAGCGAATTTGCTTCCAGAAGACAAGCTTGAGTGCGTAAAACAGCACTATAAGAATACGGATAGTGTTAATGCGGATAATAAGTATTCGGAAGATAGCACAGGGTTGCTAGGTGCGGAAGCTTTCGACTTTTCTGGCGGAAAAACACAAAAACGTAGCATAACGATGATGGTTGGAGATGGAGTAAACGATGCACCAGTTTTGGCTGCAGCAAGCATCGGAGTGGCTTTGACAGATGGTACAGACACGGCTGCATCAGAATGTGCGCAAGTTGTGATTATGAACAACAATATTTATGCTGTAGCAAACGCAGTGAGTGTAGCCAAACGCACAAAGCGTGTTATGGTTCAGGCTGTTATGTTGGGAATCGGTTTAGCTGTTATAAGCATGATTGCGGCGGCTTTTGGTCTAATTCCTGCGGTTCTTGGGGCTATGATGCAAGAGATGATTGATGTTGTGTCTATTTTATGGGCGCTTACTGCATTGAGATCTAAGTAA
- a CDS encoding Dps family protein yields MALTHIVPGLDESSSEKAIDILQNRLSHEQEAALILKHAHWNVTGPDFIAVHEMLDPQVAEVLAQADETAERIATLGGSPLGRADDVVASRTWKRFALSGRKSTKEYLQALIEYYNDMIADDRKAISQLDDLDIVSSNIIQDHVQQLEKFQWFMRSHLE; encoded by the coding sequence ATGGCTTTAACTCATATTGTGCCAGGTCTTGATGAATCGTCTAGCGAGAAAGCAATCGATATTTTGCAGAATCGCTTAAGTCACGAGCAGGAAGCTGCTTTAATTTTAAAGCATGCACATTGGAATGTTACGGGTCCAGACTTTATTGCAGTTCATGAAATGCTTGATCCTCAGGTTGCAGAAGTTTTAGCTCAAGCAGATGAAACAGCTGAGCGAATTGCAACGCTTGGTGGATCCCCACTTGGTCGTGCAGACGATGTTGTAGCTTCGCGCACTTGGAAGCGTTTTGCTCTTAGTGGTAGAAAGTCTACCAAAGAGTATTTGCAAGCATTAATTGAGTATTACAACGATATGATTGCAGATGATCGTAAGGCGATTTCTCAGCTTGATGATCTTGATATTGTTAGCTCTAATATTATTCAAGATCATGTTCAGCAGCTTGAAAAGTTCCAGTGGTTTATGCGCAGTCATTTAGAATAA
- a CDS encoding hemolysin family protein, producing the protein MSLGFNIALIVIFLLFGSIFAATELALVNLRTSQLDRMETQDARGKRVAKIARDPNTFLSTLQIGVTLSGFLSASFGESAIAPHIVPIVKSWGVPNHIAGPLTTLVLTLIISYFSIVISELVPKRIAMQRSEQIARAVVPAVDIFSKICKPLIWLIAKNTNGFVRLLGFDPNEKESEVSDEELRVLVNSNKKLSQDERTILDDVFDASETIVAEVMRPRADVEFLDGSLSLEEAAAKIRELPYSRYPVTGKDFDDVIGFVHVRDLLDVRDPNAKTVADVTREGISLPGTSKLLPSLELLRKRGIHLAVVIDEYGGTDGIVTLEDMTEELVGDIRDEYDLPDESDLKRDSKATVFVNGVATVDGGMTIEDFADVTGIELEDGPYETVAGYFLAHTGSMGKVGAILHDADGYDMTVTEVDGRRIATIEVRKTEVN; encoded by the coding sequence ATGTCGTTGGGTTTTAACATTGCACTTATTGTGATTTTCCTGCTATTCGGCTCCATTTTTGCTGCCACTGAACTTGCGCTTGTTAATTTGCGAACATCGCAATTAGACCGTATGGAAACGCAGGATGCTCGTGGGAAAAGAGTTGCAAAAATAGCCCGAGATCCAAACACTTTTCTTTCCACTCTTCAAATTGGTGTTACGCTTTCGGGATTTCTTTCGGCGTCTTTTGGCGAATCTGCAATCGCACCTCATATTGTGCCAATTGTAAAGTCTTGGGGAGTTCCAAATCACATTGCAGGACCATTAACGACTCTTGTTTTAACGCTTATAATATCGTATTTTTCAATAGTAATTTCTGAACTTGTGCCAAAGAGAATAGCAATGCAGCGCTCTGAGCAAATCGCTCGAGCAGTTGTTCCAGCAGTAGATATATTCTCCAAAATATGCAAGCCGCTAATATGGTTGATTGCTAAGAATACCAACGGTTTTGTGCGACTTCTTGGATTCGATCCAAACGAAAAGGAAAGTGAAGTTTCCGACGAAGAGCTACGTGTTTTAGTTAACTCGAATAAAAAGCTTAGCCAAGATGAGCGCACAATTTTAGACGATGTTTTTGATGCTTCTGAAACGATTGTTGCCGAAGTTATGCGTCCTCGTGCAGACGTTGAGTTTTTGGACGGATCTTTAAGTCTTGAAGAAGCTGCTGCAAAAATTAGAGAATTGCCATATTCTAGATATCCTGTAACAGGCAAAGATTTTGACGATGTTATTGGATTTGTGCATGTACGCGATTTGTTAGATGTTAGAGATCCTAATGCTAAAACAGTTGCAGATGTAACTCGAGAAGGAATAAGTCTTCCTGGAACGTCTAAATTGCTTCCAAGCTTGGAGCTGCTCAGAAAACGTGGAATACATCTTGCTGTTGTTATTGACGAGTATGGCGGAACGGATGGCATCGTAACTCTTGAAGACATGACCGAGGAATTGGTTGGAGATATTAGAGATGAATACGATTTGCCAGACGAGTCAGATTTGAAGCGTGATAGTAAAGCTACTGTGTTTGTAAACGGGGTTGCTACGGTTGACGGTGGAATGACTATAGAAGATTTTGCAGATGTGACTGGAATTGAGCTAGAGGATGGACCTTATGAAACGGTTGCAGGCTATTTCCTTGCTCATACTGGCTCAATGGGCAAAGTTGGAGCTATTTTGCACGATGCGGATGGCTACGATATGACAGTTACGGAGGTTGATGGGCGTAGAATAGCTACGATTGAAGTCAGAAAAACCGAAGTAAATTAA
- a CDS encoding TIGR03943 family putative permease subunit yields MSSVNVVCNADCNNVDCKKTKHKITFAQIVQSLCFLCFSATLMWSALSGCYTILTTPRAFVYLIFAAILMVCLSICSLFGIIPVFAKDSKRLLVSLIIPMLVILIPLQMSKSALDQGFTKSAGFDEYASGRAIAIASNRKNNKKTLSGLDVDNKKIIISDDDFGNWYDEIDHNLEKYQGYEIVVKGFISRENTLSKNQVRISRQFMSCCILDMSPFGFVADFSKNLRFKNHQWVIVKANISLGNIGVSGYSHKGVVLKVESIKEISKAPSGYFYRT; encoded by the coding sequence ATGAGTAGTGTAAATGTTGTATGCAATGCTGATTGTAATAATGTGGATTGTAAGAAAACTAAGCATAAAATTACTTTTGCTCAGATTGTGCAATCGTTGTGTTTTCTTTGCTTTTCAGCCACACTAATGTGGAGCGCGTTAAGTGGATGCTACACAATTCTTACCACTCCGCGCGCATTCGTATACCTTATTTTTGCTGCGATTTTAATGGTTTGTTTAAGCATTTGCTCGCTTTTTGGTATTATTCCAGTTTTTGCAAAAGATTCCAAACGCTTGCTTGTTTCTCTAATAATTCCAATGCTCGTGATTTTAATTCCACTTCAAATGTCAAAATCGGCATTAGATCAAGGTTTTACAAAGTCTGCAGGTTTTGACGAGTACGCTTCTGGGCGCGCAATAGCAATCGCGTCTAATCGTAAAAATAATAAAAAAACTTTAAGCGGATTAGATGTAGATAATAAAAAAATTATTATTTCAGACGATGATTTTGGAAATTGGTATGATGAAATTGACCATAATTTAGAAAAATATCAGGGATATGAAATTGTGGTAAAAGGTTTTATAAGTCGAGAAAACACGCTTTCTAAAAATCAGGTTCGCATATCTAGACAATTCATGTCTTGCTGCATTCTAGATATGTCTCCATTTGGGTTTGTTGCAGATTTTTCTAAAAACTTACGATTTAAAAATCACCAATGGGTGATTGTAAAAGCTAATATTTCACTAGGTAATATTGGCGTTAGTGGATATTCGCACAAAGGTGTGGTTCTTAAAGTTGAGTCTATTAAAGAGATAAGTAAAGCCCCATCCGGTTATTTTTATAGAACCTGA
- a CDS encoding permease, which translates to MLKTETEAKTASQVEKASKASKAKQANSANYLFLIAGVPFAALIIAMVPALQLRYPWMPVNTIIRGVAGLLLQAVPFTLIGVLVSAAVETWITADFIEKHAPKSIANGFLAAILAGVCVPVCDCVVVPTFSRLVARKLPLPCAVTFLCAVPVVNPVSIWATWYAFADVPAVAVTRVALGVGVALLVGISFVIFPVKSLVLREKFFIKSCDSTCDSCDSCDSDNNDGPLISFKDHLKVYAHHIYSDFMRLMPIILFGTTVASIIRVWLGSDPASKINTTTVFVAIPAMMLIAYASSLCSSSDAVIARSLAASLPMSSVIVFLLFGPMLDIKNTLMLVEDCKGKFVIRLTATIAVICLLAALLVHLAWGVML; encoded by the coding sequence ATGCTAAAAACAGAAACCGAAGCAAAAACAGCGAGCCAAGTAGAAAAAGCAAGTAAAGCAAGTAAAGCAAAACAAGCAAATTCTGCAAACTATCTTTTTTTGATTGCAGGAGTGCCTTTTGCAGCTCTTATTATTGCCATGGTCCCTGCGTTGCAATTGCGCTACCCTTGGATGCCTGTAAACACTATTATTAGAGGTGTTGCTGGTCTGCTTTTGCAAGCTGTTCCTTTTACGCTAATTGGCGTGCTTGTTTCTGCTGCTGTAGAAACGTGGATTACAGCAGATTTTATTGAAAAACACGCTCCAAAGTCTATTGCAAATGGGTTTTTAGCAGCAATTCTTGCTGGAGTCTGTGTGCCAGTATGTGATTGTGTTGTTGTTCCAACGTTTTCTCGTCTTGTGGCGCGAAAATTGCCATTGCCTTGTGCTGTAACGTTTTTGTGCGCTGTGCCAGTAGTGAACCCTGTTTCTATTTGGGCAACTTGGTACGCATTTGCGGATGTTCCAGCAGTTGCTGTAACTCGAGTGGCTTTGGGTGTTGGTGTGGCTCTTTTAGTGGGGATTAGCTTTGTGATTTTTCCAGTAAAATCACTTGTTTTAAGAGAAAAATTTTTTATAAAATCATGTGACTCAACTTGTGATTCTTGTGATTCTTGTGATTCTGACAATAATGATGGACCTTTAATAAGTTTTAAAGATCATTTAAAAGTTTATGCTCATCACATCTATTCGGATTTTATGCGATTAATGCCAATAATATTGTTTGGAACAACTGTAGCTTCGATTATTCGCGTTTGGCTTGGATCAGATCCTGCATCAAAAATAAACACAACAACAGTTTTTGTGGCGATTCCAGCAATGATGCTAATAGCATACGCAAGCTCCTTATGCTCAAGCTCCGACGCAGTAATTGCGCGCTCTTTGGCCGCTTCTCTTCCAATGAGTTCAGTAATCGTTTTTCTACTTTTTGGACCAATGCTAGATATTAAAAATACTCTTATGCTTGTTGAGGATTGCAAAGGAAAATTTGTGATACGTCTAACAGCAACTATTGCTGTTATTTGCTTACTCGCAGCGCTTCTTGTGCACCTTGCATGGGGTGTGATGCTATGA
- a CDS encoding carbonic anhydrase has translation MQEEVSEDFANEESILATSVLSAMLAGNRKFADGNSVHAGVNSESRMKLIDGQHPGAVVLSCADSRVAPEFIFDAGLGDIFSVRTAGEVLDDAVIASLEYAVSDLGVKVLVVLGHEHCGAVKAVLPNVQKLVSEYGEDKTSEIIESSESILLRSLGPAALAGVEENLDTDDIERIHVSNILAEICEKSQIIREAVFKDALMLVGARYRMSDGLVEVLSC, from the coding sequence ATGCAAGAAGAAGTCAGCGAAGATTTTGCTAATGAAGAGTCAATTTTAGCTACATCGGTATTAAGCGCAATGCTTGCGGGGAATCGCAAATTTGCAGACGGCAATTCAGTGCATGCAGGCGTAAATTCAGAGTCGCGCATGAAACTTATTGACGGTCAGCATCCGGGAGCTGTTGTGCTTTCGTGCGCAGATTCGCGAGTTGCTCCAGAATTTATATTCGATGCCGGTTTGGGCGATATTTTTTCTGTTCGCACAGCTGGAGAAGTGTTGGATGATGCCGTAATAGCTTCGCTAGAATACGCTGTAAGTGATTTGGGAGTAAAAGTGTTGGTTGTGCTTGGGCATGAGCATTGCGGCGCCGTAAAGGCTGTTTTGCCGAACGTGCAAAAGCTGGTTTCTGAATACGGCGAAGATAAAACAAGCGAAATAATTGAGTCGAGCGAGTCAATATTGCTGCGTTCTTTGGGGCCTGCTGCGCTCGCAGGTGTTGAGGAAAATTTAGATACAGATGATATTGAACGTATTCACGTGTCTAATATTTTGGCTGAAATTTGCGAAAAATCACAAATAATTCGCGAAGCTGTTTTCAAAGACGCTTTGATGCTTGTTGGAGCAAGGTATCGAATGAGTGACGGCTTGGTGGAAGTGTTGTCATGCTAA